One Penaeus monodon isolate SGIC_2016 chromosome 34, NSTDA_Pmon_1, whole genome shotgun sequence DNA segment encodes these proteins:
- the LOC119594737 gene encoding putative inorganic phosphate cotransporter isoform X2 → MRGKNGSRWWPRILSYTGYSPVSDQHKLITKDVENILPEEPKKSKFGERHVLITLLFFGFAVVYAMRVNLSVAIVAMVKNRPHTKKVSQEYDDTCPLPATQKSKDAAMETNGEFDWDEQTQGMVLGCFFYGYLLTNYIGGRLAERFGGRLVYGLGVTLTAAFTVISPYAARHSTSAFVFIRILEGMTEGVTFPAMNVMMSYWIPPQERARSLTQSVGGCQFGTVVTLSISGWLSQTEWGWPSVFYLFGVLGLVWGWFWFRYAYDSPDQHPRITAAEKLFIKQGIGDHRKSESLPVPWHSMLTSTPFLVVMVTHVGNNWGFYCLLTELPTYLKNMQHYDMKENGVVSALPYLLMWMFSLSYSRYMDHLLEKQVLSTRQIRRLSMIIGNYIPMIAVLLVPWAGCDGRLAVALICLAVGATGATFCGFHCAFQELAPNFAGTLTGISNTLATIPGFLAPEVTGAIINNQQTLSRWKEVFQLVSIVYFIVCTLYLIFMSPEVQPWNEGHTEKRRSTTKEVA, encoded by the exons ATGAGGGGGAAGAATGGGTCAAGATGGTGGCCTCGGATTCTATCGTATACAGGTTACTCTCCAGTATCAGACCAACACAAATTAATAACA AAAGACGTAGAAAACATTTTGCCGGAAGAACCAAAGAAGTCAA agtTTGGTGAACGTCATGTCTTAATAACTTTGCTGTTCTTTGGATTTGCGGTTGTGTATGCCATGAGAGTCAACTTGTCTGTAGCCATAGTTGCCATGGTTAAGAATCGCCCTCATACCAAGAAAGTCTCACAGGAGTATGATGACACCTGCCCTCTCCCAGCAACTCAGAAATCAAAAGATGCAGCTATGGAGACA AACGGGGAATTTGATTGGGATGAGCAGACTCAGGGAATGGTGCTTGGTTGTTTCTTCTATGGGTATCTCCTGACGAATTACATAGGCGGCAGATTAGCAGAGAGGTTTGGAGGGAGGTTGGTGTATGGTCTTGGAGTGACCCTCACTGCTGCCTTCACTGTCATCTCCCCTTATGCTGCAAGACACTCAACCAGTGCTTTTGTCTTCATTAGAATACTTGAAGGAATGACAGAG GGTGTGACATTTCCGGCAATGAATGTCATGATGTCGTATTGGATTCCACCTCAAGAAAGGGCACGCTCACTTACACAAAGTGTTGGGG GTTGCCAGTTTGGAACAGTGGTGACTCTCTCAATTAGCGGCTGGCTCTCGCAGACGGAATGGGGCTGGCCATCTGTGTTTTACTTGTTTGGCGTGCTTGGTCTGGTGTGGGGCTGGTTCTGGTTCAGATATGCCTATGACTCTCCGGATCAGCACCCACGTATCACAGCAGCCGAGAAGTTGTTTATCAAGCAGGGTATTGGAGACCATAGGAAGAGTGAG AGTCTTCCAGTCCCTTGGCACTCCATGCTGACCTCGACCCCCTTCTTGGTGGTCATGGTGACCCACGTAGGCAACAACTGGGGCTTTTACTGCCTGCTCACGGAACTCCCAACCTATCTGAAAAACATGCAGCATTATGACATGAAAGAG AATGGTGTTGTGTCAGCTTTACCTTATTTGCTGATGTGGATGTTTAGTTTAAGCTATTCGAGATACATGGATCATCTGCTGGAGAAACAGGTCTTGTCAACAAGACAAATAAGAAGGCTGTCAATGATCATTG GGAACTACATTCCAATGATCGCTGTTTTGCTTGTGCCTTGGGCTGGTTGTGATGGCAGATTAGCTGTTGCACTAATCTGCCTGGCTGTTGGAGCAACTGGTGCTACCTTTTGTGGCTTCCATTGTGCATTCCAG GAACTAGCACCAAACTTTGCTGGTACTTTAACTGGAATATCCAACACACTTGCAACTATCCCAGGATTTTTAGCTCCTGAGGTTACAGGAGCTATAATAAATAACCAG CAAACTTTAAGTAGATGGAAAGAAGTGTTTCAGCTGGTGTCTATTGTATACTTCATTGTGTGCACTCTCTATCTCATCTTTATGTCACCTGAAGTTCAGCCATGGAATGAAGGGCATACTGAGAAACG GAGATCAACAACCAAGGAGGTTGCATGA
- the LOC119594737 gene encoding putative inorganic phosphate cotransporter isoform X1, which translates to MRGKNGSRWWPRILSYTGYSPVSDQHKLITKDVENILPEEPKKSKFGERHVLITLLFFGFAVVYAMRVNLSVAIVAMVKNRPHTKKVSQEYDDTCPLPATQKSKDAAMETNGEFDWDEQTQGMVLGCFFYGYLLTNYIGGRLAERFGGRLVYGLGVTLTAAFTVISPYAARHSTSAFVFIRILEGMTEGVTFPAMNVMMSYWIPPQERARSLTQSVGGCQFGTVVTLSISGWLSQTEWGWPSVFYLFGVLGLVWGWFWFRYAYDSPDQHPRITAAEKLFIKQGIGDHRKSESLPVPWHSMLTSTPFLVVMVTHVGNNWGFYCLLTELPTYLKNMQHYDMKENGVVSALPYLLMWMFSLSYSRYMDHLLEKQVLSTRQIRRLSMIIGNYIPMIAVLLVPWAGCDGRLAVALICLAVGATGATFCGFHCAFQELAPNFAGTLTGISNTLATIPGFLAPEVTGAIINNQQTLSRWKEVFQLVSIVYFIVCTLYLIFMSPEVQPWNEGHTEKRYKWFGRKHVKL; encoded by the exons ATGAGGGGGAAGAATGGGTCAAGATGGTGGCCTCGGATTCTATCGTATACAGGTTACTCTCCAGTATCAGACCAACACAAATTAATAACA AAAGACGTAGAAAACATTTTGCCGGAAGAACCAAAGAAGTCAA agtTTGGTGAACGTCATGTCTTAATAACTTTGCTGTTCTTTGGATTTGCGGTTGTGTATGCCATGAGAGTCAACTTGTCTGTAGCCATAGTTGCCATGGTTAAGAATCGCCCTCATACCAAGAAAGTCTCACAGGAGTATGATGACACCTGCCCTCTCCCAGCAACTCAGAAATCAAAAGATGCAGCTATGGAGACA AACGGGGAATTTGATTGGGATGAGCAGACTCAGGGAATGGTGCTTGGTTGTTTCTTCTATGGGTATCTCCTGACGAATTACATAGGCGGCAGATTAGCAGAGAGGTTTGGAGGGAGGTTGGTGTATGGTCTTGGAGTGACCCTCACTGCTGCCTTCACTGTCATCTCCCCTTATGCTGCAAGACACTCAACCAGTGCTTTTGTCTTCATTAGAATACTTGAAGGAATGACAGAG GGTGTGACATTTCCGGCAATGAATGTCATGATGTCGTATTGGATTCCACCTCAAGAAAGGGCACGCTCACTTACACAAAGTGTTGGGG GTTGCCAGTTTGGAACAGTGGTGACTCTCTCAATTAGCGGCTGGCTCTCGCAGACGGAATGGGGCTGGCCATCTGTGTTTTACTTGTTTGGCGTGCTTGGTCTGGTGTGGGGCTGGTTCTGGTTCAGATATGCCTATGACTCTCCGGATCAGCACCCACGTATCACAGCAGCCGAGAAGTTGTTTATCAAGCAGGGTATTGGAGACCATAGGAAGAGTGAG AGTCTTCCAGTCCCTTGGCACTCCATGCTGACCTCGACCCCCTTCTTGGTGGTCATGGTGACCCACGTAGGCAACAACTGGGGCTTTTACTGCCTGCTCACGGAACTCCCAACCTATCTGAAAAACATGCAGCATTATGACATGAAAGAG AATGGTGTTGTGTCAGCTTTACCTTATTTGCTGATGTGGATGTTTAGTTTAAGCTATTCGAGATACATGGATCATCTGCTGGAGAAACAGGTCTTGTCAACAAGACAAATAAGAAGGCTGTCAATGATCATTG GGAACTACATTCCAATGATCGCTGTTTTGCTTGTGCCTTGGGCTGGTTGTGATGGCAGATTAGCTGTTGCACTAATCTGCCTGGCTGTTGGAGCAACTGGTGCTACCTTTTGTGGCTTCCATTGTGCATTCCAG GAACTAGCACCAAACTTTGCTGGTACTTTAACTGGAATATCCAACACACTTGCAACTATCCCAGGATTTTTAGCTCCTGAGGTTACAGGAGCTATAATAAATAACCAG CAAACTTTAAGTAGATGGAAAGAAGTGTTTCAGCTGGTGTCTATTGTATACTTCATTGTGTGCACTCTCTATCTCATCTTTATGTCACCTGAAGTTCAGCCATGGAATGAAGGGCATACTGAGAAACG ATATAAGTGGTTTGGCAGAAAGCACGTCAAACTTTAG
- the LOC119594738 gene encoding LOW QUALITY PROTEIN: voltage-gated hydrogen channel 1-like (The sequence of the model RefSeq protein was modified relative to this genomic sequence to represent the inferred CDS: inserted 1 base in 1 codon), with the protein MPGIPRQVDVERDDEGXPNSLQDTHSLDSSSSDGAVLRSRTSVRQELQQFIRSTRCQVLVVALVVVDMTLVITELLFDLEMQGAPSPVPFVMHTLSISLLALFLVEIGLKIYAYRFDFFTRKGDIFDAIVVIVAICLDAVYLHSHDAHSGVGLIIVLRLWRVVPIQKAMVVQVRKVGEKKLLHEQQNRYLAEQEAERYRTYSYSQDMYIKALEELLRRNGISYQEECKNLPDINRISVVAEVNTKE; encoded by the exons atgccAGGGATTCCAAGACAAGTTGACgtggagagagatgatgagg gGCCGAACTCCTTACAAGATACGCACAGTCTAGACTCCTCCTCCTCTGATGGTGCAGTCCTGAGATCCAGGACTTCAGTCAGGCAAGAATTACAACAGTTCATACGATCTACGAGATGCCAG GTGTTGGTGGTGGCACTAGTGGTAGTGGACATGACTTTAGTTATCACAGAGTTGCTCTTCGACCTGGAAATGCAAGGTGCACCCTCCCCCGTCCCGTTTGTGATGCACACACTCTCCATAAGCCTGCTTGCACTCTTCCTCGTTGAAATTGGCTTGAAGATATATGCTTACCGCTTTGACTTCTTCACGCGGAAA GGTGACATATTCGACGCCATTGTTGTCATCGTTGCCATTTGCCTTGATGCTGTATACCTTCACTCCCATGATGCCCACTCTGGGGTAGGCCTCATCATTGTGTTGAGACTGTGGAGAGTTGTGCCCATACAAAAAG CCATGGTAGTTCAGGTCCGAAAAGTGGGAGAGAAGAAACTGTTGCATGAACAACAAAATCGGTACCTGGCTGAACAAGAGGCTGAGAGATACCGCACATACAGTTACTCGCAAGACATGTACATCAAAGCACTTGAGGAGCTGTTGAGAAGAAATGGAATCTCATATCAGGAGGAATGCAAGAATTTGCCAGATATTAACAG aaTCAGTGTGGTTGCAGAAGTAAATACAAAAGAGTGA